In Enoplosus armatus isolate fEnoArm2 chromosome 12, fEnoArm2.hap1, whole genome shotgun sequence, the DNA window CTAGTCAAAGACTAATTGCATATCATCACAGCGCaataaagatgtgtgtgtgtccctttaCATCCTGTGAATCTGTTGTAAATGATGCATCGCTTAACTCAGAGTTTTCTTTCATAGAGACATATAGAGATACATGATATGCAATGTAATTCTCTTTTCTTCCATCTCAAACACTAAGCTGTGGTCAAGCTTAAAGATTTTAACTGCCAGCATACTGATGAAGACCCGtttattaatcatattttaccACCTCGAAATTAGTTTACTGTGGATTTCAATATTTTGCCCATTATATTTCAGGATAGTCTTGGTCTGTTTATTGTTTAACTGCTTTATCTAGATTGTTTAACCCAGCATGAGCCACAGCAGAGTCTGAGGTTCTCCAGAGGGGCCTCAATGACCCGCTCTGGATTCAAGGCTTGAGACCAAAAAGTAATCAGCTCTTTGAAATCCAGGCCTCAAGGCTTTAAATCACTCTATCTGCTCTCTGTCTGAGAGGCTTTTTAGATCAACAACAGTGCAGGGAGCCAATATTTAGGAATGCAGGGGTCAGAGTTGTAATGAAATTTTAGATACTTAGTATGTTTCATTAAATCTCATTAGATCAAATATACATTGACTTTGTTTTAGGCACGGATTGTTTTATTGATGCTGTGAagattgttttttcatgtttccatgTTCTTCATTAATCATTGCATCTTTCTCGGACTTCATTGATTAGCActtatgtttgttgtttattgtgcTTGTATCATACAGGCTTACCCACTCATTTATGAATCATCAGTCATATCCAGacagtctacacacacacacacacacacacacacacacacacacacacacacacacacacacacacacacacacacacacacacacacacacacacaatggggATTTTCTGATCTGCATCCAGTCATTAGACTAATCCAGTGGggttgatttattatttatactgACAAAGCTTAACTGCCATTCAACTATGTGCATGGAGATATGATTTTCTTTAGATAGGTGAGAGAGCGGTGTACCTGATGTACCATAACAGACACGTAATGGCCTCTGGATAAGTACTTTTTAATCTACCATAAGTTAATGACAGTTCAAAATCAGTTATGGTGGACTAAAGCTCTGAGACCAGTTCAAAATTGTAAAAATTGTCATGCAAGAAAGGGTACTTTAATGTACTTGTATGAGGCACTGCCCAAGCAACTGTTCTACTTTGTTATGAGAGAGTGGAACCTTATTACCAGGAGCCTTGCCATGTGCCATAATGTAATTACCACGCTTGTGACAAAGGAAATCATGCCTCGCCAATTCAGTCGCTATGAGCTGTCTAAACGGTGGTTCCCTCAAGCTTACGCATGTCCATGTTGGTCAGAGGAGGGTGGATCTAATTACTGCCTTTTCAGTTTCTCTCAACCACAGAAAAGGATGCATGATGaattaaagaattaaaaaaaatgtgtcacaggtttccacacacaaaaaaagtctgTTCAGTGAAGCTGTCACTGGATGTTTAGGATGATAGACAATCTCTCTTTTAGAGACACAGCCATGTCTGGTTGCCAAGGACCCAGAAAAACCTCAGCTCTCACCCCTGTTGAAAATCCTGAGagatctgcatgtgtgtgtgttcatgtgtgtgtaacagagatCAGTGCAGGGCTCATGCAGGCTGTCATGTTGTCACCTCCTGAAACAGCGCAGCATGAAAATCAGAAAAGCACTTAAACCTCGAGTCCTGGCTTGGCAGAGGGAAACATGCGCGcgcgtgcacgcacacacacacacacacacacacacacacacacacacacacacacacactcctaaacgaaggcaaagaaaatgacaaggAACAAAAAACCTGTTTGCATATTTATTGCTTCATACATGGTCCATCACTTTGAAAACCAATTGCTATGgctcaaaataaaaagatttatCACTGATACATTCACAAAGGAAATGCACATTCATGTGGAATAGTATAATATTTGGCCTGTTTAAATATCACTTCTCATCAACAACCATTGATCAATCAAATTACATTGATGCCTCGTCTCTTTACACAGTGTGGTCCAAATCATTTCAAGGGTCACAGAGACCTCTATAAGATGGCTAGATgatgttttaataattaattgataTATAGATTGACAGACAGTCAGATAACCAATTGATTTCTATGTTGGTTGATGAACATTTACATGAGATTCTCCGAAAAGTAAAGCCTCTTCAAGACAAAGCAACACAGCATCCTCCACTGAGCTGTTTATGATCCTTGTAGTCAGCAACAAAACACTCACTGGTCCATTACGCACTAATAGTCTCTGGCTCTGTTTGGTAATAATGAGATCTCAATGTGTCCCGGAGCCATAGAAACAAGATAATACTAGTAGAAACCTTAGTAATAATGGGAATTGTGCTTGtgttgtgtagtgtgtgtgtgcacttgtgtgaaATCCTGCTATTTCTTCCTGCAATTAGCTGGAGTGCATGTGTTCGTGGGTGCAATGCACAAAAGTAATCCAGAGAGTGTTAGAGATGCTGTTAACACTCATCTGTTGCCATAACAACTGCAGCAGCCCCACTGTTAGTGAGTTGGcttactgactgactggagGGCTGTCTGGTAAGCTAACTTCTGGACTCACTGTCTGATCAGCAAGCAAGGTCACTGATTCACTGACTGTCTGATGTACTGACAGACGAACCAACAGGCTGTTTGAAGCAAATGGAGTCCattttttagaaatatttcacatttaacagTTGGAACAGCTGGCTTGAGCAGAGGAGCCTTTTGATGATGTGTGgaacatacagacacactcaaCAATTTTTCTGACTTGCTGTAAAGTACAATTAATATGCCCTTGATGTTTCAGTGATGTACATATGAATAGTAGGAGGTGGTTGATGAAATTAAATTTATTAgagaaatgtacaaatatataaaatacacagTATCAGTGATGTATGTATTATGAAAGGAGACcaatgtatgtataaatgttcTTGCAAGCTGAAAGGTGATCTTTGAGATGCAATCCTGACACCTACCGGTGAGGATTTCAAATTGCATATTTAAGGCTTACCAGCTGCTCCTACCTTCTCTCTCATGACAGTCTACTTTCAGACATATACGTTGTTTTAAATGGGAAATTGAGTTATAATGCCCGAGTTTAACAGTTACTGAAATTGTTCTACATTTCAGTAATACAGTATGAAGCTATGACAATAAGGCAATCAGCCATTTGTATCCTCGAAAAAGATGTTTAAGAAATGACTGACATAGTGTCAAAGAATTATCCACTTCTGTCATGCTGAACTCAACGACTGCATAAACCGAAGCTAAAGAAAAAGTTTAAAAGAGCCAAGGACAAATGGAAGAGATAAAGTCGATGTTAATTTAAGCGAATTATACTTACATTTTTCGGCACCGCTATAAAGCTCATACATGCAGGTCAATGAgtggcacaaactggggctagcCTGTTGCTACCAGCTAATCTGGTACCTTTTTCCCCCCTACTAACACGATAATTTAACAAATTTTCTCGGCATAAATAAAGTTCTATTTTATATTAACTTGACGGTGTTAGTTCGAGGAAAGACCCCTGGTAATTTAAAGACAGCTATGCTAATGCGGAATTGCTGTGTCTCGGATGGTACGGACAATTTTGACGTTACACACTCGCCTCAGTCGGTCCAATCAGAAGACGCGGCTGTACAACGTAATTCCGCACACGTGACGAACTGACATGGAAACCTCCACGCGCATAGCTAAACTGTAAAGACACTGCGTGTTCCCAgatcattttcttgttttgtgttcGCGGTTTTTAGATATGAGGTATTTGCTCCGACTGGGGCATTCGTTTGCCCGCCTTCATGTCCGTTTATGTCACCAGAGTGTTTACGGCAGCCATGCAAATCCGCGAAGACTGGGAGTGGACCTTGGAGAAAAGTGAGTTGACTTTCCCGGCTTCCATTCACTTCCTATAACTGTTAACGAGAGCAAGCCGTTATGTTTTACTTATACAGGTTTCTATACCCGCTGTCAGGTGTTTCTGTTGCTTTGGTATTCTCACTTTTACTCATGTAACTCTTAACCAGACCCAGAACGTACAAGTGGGATGTGTTGGTACCCAGAACACAGAATTACATAGGTAACATTACTGCATGTAAACATGACAGTACTTTAGTATCtcagacattttaatgtgttgtggtctttttttgttgttgtaggaAACTTGAGATCTCTTCAGGGAGGTTTGCTAGATTTGCTGATGGATCTGCTGTAGTACAGGTACAGAAACAATGTCAACAGTGGCACCAAATACATGACGATGCATGTTCTTCATATGTGTTTGCCCTTCATTTCCATAACATCTCCATGTtgagaaagaacaaaaaggaTCTTTCCTGAGGTTTTCCCCTGTTAAAGATTCCTTATGAGAATCTAGAGGTCTTACGGATATAGGGCATCATATGTTGCACAGATTGCGAAGCcctgtgatttgtgattttgtgcTTTAAAGTAAAATTGACTTTACTTGACTCAAATATTTCACCAATGCAAAATTTTAGTAGTTAATAGTTAAAATTTGCAAatgatttttatatattttgtttgtaacacgttccatctctttctctttttgaagCTGGGAGAGACCTCTGTGATGGTGACTGCTGTGAGCAAAACCAAACCTTCTCCGTCTCAGTTCATGCCTCTTGTGGTATGTTCTCTAACATCACAGTAAAATTCCCAACCTGCCTTTGTTTTTAGACTGTGGTTTACCGAGCTCATTCAGGATAATTTTTCACGAGTTACTTGTTACATCCATggataaatataataaataaatggatcTGGTAGAAGAATCATTAAGTAGATAGAAAGTGTTATCCGGCCTGTCACCATCAGTCGTTTGTGACTTGGTGCACCAGAACTAGAAAGATCTCACTACAGTACTGTATTTAGgcaacatatttatatatttatattcatatttctgGGTTGTCTAGTGATAGAATGTCctctttgattgacaggtggactacagacagaaagcagctgCTGCCGGTCGAATCCCCACTAACTATTTGAGGCGAGAGCTGGGCACCACCGACAATGAGATCCTCACCAGCAGACTCATAGGTGAGTTGATaatgtatatatgttatatgtttacTTTTTGATGTTGCAGGTCTGTGACTGACAGTTCCTCATGTTTCTGTTGATCAGACAGGTCCATTAGACCACTGTTCCCTTCTGGTTACTTTTATGATACTCAGGTCAGTTCGGTTTTAAATCGTTTTCACCATTATGTGATGATACTTCTTCCCTGTTTAGATTTTTGAACTAAGATGatattaatgtgtatgtgtgtccgtGTATGTCTCCTGAAGATCCTTTGTAACCTGCTGGCTGTTGATGGTGTCAATGATCCAGATGTGCTGGCTATTAATGCAGGTGAGGTACATCTTCATCCTCAGAGAGTAGAGAGTTAGTATTATTGTCCTTAgctaaaacaatgttttctttcattaaagCTTCTGCCGCTCTGGCCCTGTCTGACATCCCCTGGGATGGACCCATAGGTGAGGAACAGATTAAGGCCTATTCCCATATTTTGATGTACTAAATGCTGGTTTACACTTATCTGTTCGATTTAAATTCCTGTGATATTATTTCACActtctagattaaatctagatgtgtttgtgtttttacaggtgCTGTGCGTGTGGGCATGGTCGATGGGGAGTTGCTGATCAACCCCACAAGGGCAGAGATGGCTTCCAGCAGTCTTAACCTGATTGTGGCTGGAGCTCCCAGCAGTCAAGTGGGTAAGTTggcaaacactcacacagcagaAGCTACATCATCAATTGAAGGTGTCTCACACCTTGTTGCCAGTCAGCGTATGAACGTGATGATACTCGTTACCcaggttttattacattttctacTGGTTGAAAgggacattttatttcattttgaaaataagtTATTAGTTTAGTCACAATATCATGTGGGATCTATCACCCTCAAATATGGCTTGATGTCATCAGCACAAATATGCTCAGCATCTGCCGTTTTCAGCTCTGTGTCACAggttgttaataataataataagcctTAATAACACTTCTTTAATGTGACTCTCTGTCTGCCAGTGATGATTGAGGCGTCAGCTGAGAACGTGCTGCAACAGGACTTTTGTCATGCTGTGAAGGTGGGAGTCAAACACACCCAGCAGATCATACATGCCATCCAGCAGCTGGTGCGAGAACAGAAGGTCACCAAGCGCACCCCGGTCAAGGTCTTCTCAGCCCCGACTGACATGGTGGAACTTGTTCGGCAGTAAGCCCAGAGATTAATCTGTTTTCCATAGTTTCACAGTGATGAAGGTGACAGGCAATGGTTGTGCACATGCAAAACAAGGAGTATCTTAGCTTTATTAGTAGGAATTGTGTATGTGGTAAAACATCACTATAGCACTAggactgtattttgttttttttactgaatcAGACTGTTGATTCAAGCTTGATTTCTCAAAATTGAGTGACAAAAGTAGGattaatttaatgatttttattttattttccttttcttccttgcAGATTATCTTCCAAGAAGATCTATGCTATTTTCACTGATTACACTCACGATAAGGTAAAGTCTGACGTCTGCTCCCCATATGTTGAAGTTATCTCCGTGTCTTAGCCTTCTCATTTTGAACCCATCTCAGTTTCTGAAGTCATGTAAATCACTGATATTTCTCTGTGATATGACAATGTTTATGTATTTCAGAAGAGTACCTTACCTCTTGatcaataacagtaataatctTATCATAATCTTTTCTTAGATTTCAAGAGATGAAGCTATCAACAAAGTTCGACTAGAAACAGAAGAGGACCTAAAAGGTAGATCATCTTCAGTATTTATGTTGCATGGAAAGACTTTtaagttagctagtttcaaaTATTGTTGCAACCTGCTTAACACaatcatatatttatatttattacgTTTCAATTTAATTGAGTCTTTGTACTTAGTTTCTGCTCTTATCTGTCAGCTGAACTGTGTCAATTGATGTCTTCCATGTGTAGAAGAATTCCCTCAGGCTGAGCACTTTGAAATCATTGAATCCTTCAACACTGTGAGCAAAGAAATCTTCCGCAATTTAGTGCTTAATGAGTACAAGAGGTAAGCACTGCCCAGGGTGAAATTAATATATCTTCTCATGACACGTGTTGTGCCTTTTTGTAATTGATGCAAGAACTGGATTTTTGTTGTAGATGTGATGGGAGGGAGTTGACCGCTTTAAGGAACATTTCTTGCGATGTCGACATCTTTAAACCGCTGCATGGCTCAGCTCTGTTCcagagaggacaaacacagGTAGGTGCAGAAACTTTCATCACACCACTATGCCCAAGATATTAAAGACTGAAGATTTTATAATTAATGCAATAGCAGGAGGAGGGTGACCAAAGAAGTTCTTagttctggaaaaaaaagatttatacTGTGAAAAAGCCACTCTCGTCTTTCAACAGGTGCTGAGCAGTGTCACATTTGATTCCCTGGAATCCAGTATCAAGGCAGATATTATCACCACAGCTTTGAGGTAAAATTGTTTCACACATGCAACCATTATTCACAATGTTTGGTGGTGTTGGTCCTCAAGAACACTAAATAACTGTTTTAGTACTTTCCTGTCTACATCTGAACACTATGGCACACTGTGCATCGTCCTATGTGGCAGCCTAAATAATCCATACAGCCTAAAATAAACCGTTTAAAGTAAACCCAgatctctctctcattttttttctgcagtggcATCAAAGACAAAAACTTCATGCTTCATTATGAAGTGAGTAAAatcctgttttcatttttaaagtcaCATAGATTATTAGATGTGTGATTCTGTATATTCTGTAAAGTGAACTTAAAATCAACCGTACCTTTTAATTTCAGTTCCCTCCATATGCAACCAATGAGATTGGAAAGATGGGCGGCATCAACAGGAGAGAACTTGGACATGGTTTGTGTTTAAATTTACATATTCTACTTGTATTCAGTGTCTGCTAACCACTCATTCCCATCAAGCATCTTGAACAGAGACAGTGAGTATGAGGGTGTATTTGTattaagtttgtgtgtttgtgtatctcaggGGCCCTGGCTGAGAAAGCTCTGAGACCAGTCATTCCTAAAGACTTCCCTTTCACTATCAGGGTCACTGCTGAGGTGCTTGAGTCAAATGGTGAGTGTGgtgacaaaaacaatacaatcaTCACAGGAAATGTGTTCATTGTTTGGCAGGatctctcactcttcctctcccttttccaTCTCTATCACCTCTCAGGATCTTCCTCAATGGCTTCAGCATGTGGAGGCAGCCTTGCTCTCATGGATGCAGGTATCAGAGTGGGAAAGCATGAAATATCTCTTCTACTGTTGATAATGTTTGTCGTAAAATTGCTACTCAAAGCAAACAGACACCACTAAAGATTGATATATAGGATAGCTAGATTGTGTTCTGCTATGTGTTTCTATTCACATTTCGTAAAGTGTGTGTCAATTATGTGATAAAATGTGGCCAATATGTCCTAATCTGTGTCTCCCAGGTGTTCCCATCTCTTCTGCTGTGGCAGGTGTAGCAGTTGGCCTCATCTCCAAGGCCAACCCAGAGAAACCTGCTGAGATCCAGGACTACAGACTACTAACTGACATTCtggtacatacagtacaactgTAGCTAGTGTGTGACAACCAAGTGGAAGAACAAGTGTAGTTAAGCAATACAAATCTTCACAAAGTTATAGCtaatgttttattgcttttatattGGAGATGTTGAATATGAgctaattgttgtttttctaaacaGGGAATAGAGGATTACCTTGGAGACATGGACTTCAAATTGGCAGGAACAAGCAAGGGCATCACTGCTTTACAGGTACGGTGTCTGATAACTCATAAATGAAGGTGTTTTGCACCCTGTCCATACAGTAGCTCAACAAT includes these proteins:
- the pnpt1 gene encoding polyribonucleotide nucleotidyltransferase 1, mitochondrial; translation: MRYLLRLGHSFARLHVRLCHQSVYGSHANPRRLGVDLGEKKLEISSGRFARFADGSAVVQLGETSVMVTAVSKTKPSPSQFMPLVVDYRQKAAAAGRIPTNYLRRELGTTDNEILTSRLIDRSIRPLFPSGYFYDTQILCNLLAVDGVNDPDVLAINAASAALALSDIPWDGPIGAVRVGMVDGELLINPTRAEMASSSLNLIVAGAPSSQVVMIEASAENVLQQDFCHAVKVGVKHTQQIIHAIQQLVREQKVTKRTPVKVFSAPTDMVELVRQLSSKKIYAIFTDYTHDKISRDEAINKVRLETEEDLKEEFPQAEHFEIIESFNTVSKEIFRNLVLNEYKRCDGRELTALRNISCDVDIFKPLHGSALFQRGQTQVLSSVTFDSLESSIKADIITTALSGIKDKNFMLHYEFPPYATNEIGKMGGINRRELGHGALAEKALRPVIPKDFPFTIRVTAEVLESNGSSSMASACGGSLALMDAGVPISSAVAGVAVGLISKANPEKPAEIQDYRLLTDILGIEDYLGDMDFKLAGTSKGITALQADVKIPGLPLKVVMEAIQQATVAKREILGIMNKCIAKPRGIRKENGPVVENVRVPVSRRARFVGPGGYNLRRLQAQTGVTISQVDEETFSVFAPTPGAMNEAQDFISDICKDDQEQQLEFGAIYTATIIEIRDIGVMVKLYPNMSSVLLHNSQLDHKRIKHPSALGLEVGQQIQVKYFGRDPTDGRMRLSRKVLQSPAATVVKTLSEKQSISMGSNNSHTTSNDL